In Cryptomeria japonica chromosome 1, Sugi_1.0, whole genome shotgun sequence, the sequence ATGTATGTATGTGGTTTGGTCTAAAAAGTTTGCTTCATGTatgcaatatttatttattatgtgtgcACAGGTTTGATATTCAACTTTGCCAATAGTGGGTACGTTCTTATCCGAATATGATGATAGCACATGTCTCAAGATGATTTAGATATGGTCCTATCTGAATGTGCTGGAAAGCGTGGTCTACTAGTCTACTTGTTGTTTAATGCACTTGATGGAAGTTGACACTGCATAAAGATACTTCGATTTCTATAGCGTGTGAATAAGTCTAGTCTCGCCCCTTCTAGTTGAGCCGACTTGTCAATCAGTTTGGTGCGGATATATATTGTCATGAGTATCATGTGTTAGGagcatggttgttgaaaaacaGTTATTTTTATGTACTACATGCGAAAAAGACTGTGGTTGTATATTGTGTGCAAATCAAGCATAACAAATATATGAGACGACTTATGTACTTCAAAGGAACTATAATCTATGCATATGTCAGATGCAATTTCAACagttcattttttgtatatatcatAATCAAGTTGTAAGCCCCTCTTTTGTATTTTGGACAGTGAGTCCAACTGGCAATGAGTCGAATCGGCAGTAAGCCACCCCCTGTACTGTGTAACCAATTACATATTACACTCTTCCTGAGAGTATtatttcaccgtggtttttcccatattgagttttccatgtacaacaTCTGATGTTATGTGGTATGCCTCTATTTTATTcattgcatttaaattatgttatgtgattggttactTAGAAGTTTAAATAAGTTCACAGgaatgctgattcacccctcccttcttagTATTTTGTTATTCAACAAAGGGTACCCATCATATGTTAGCTTTAAGAGAGGAGCCAGAATCAACCCAACAAACCCCATAAATAAGGGTATgcaatcattattttattattactaCAATTGTTGTATTTCAATTAGTTATTGTTGTTGTCGCAACATATTGTAATATATATTCAAACCCATTTAATATAAGGAAATTTTTTGGAGTTTATTCTCCCTTTTTGGCTTCATATATAATCTAGATTCTAAATGTTAACATGTAAATTTGAATGAaaaatctaaatttatataagaTTTAACTTAACtatataaatctaaaaattatttgattaaaataatAGTTAGGGTTATTACAACTTTACCTTTCATAAATGCAAGACTATAAAAAGAAATTATTTCATACTTGTTTTTTAGTTGCTATCTAAATCtaaattttgatatttatttttgtcaaaaatataataatataggtCATGATCATTTTAATAATATTCAAATTTGATTGTAATTGAATCTTAGATATCCAAATAATATTTTTAGAAGAAATCTTTTTTTTTGCCCAAAATATAGTTGTGAAATGGAATTAAAATGACATACAACCACCACACcacaatttaaaacaaataaatataacATTCCACCAAACCAAAATTCAATACAAATAAATATAACACAAAAGAACAATAtactatttaatattaatattaattattgagGTGTCTTTAAGTAGCCAAAACAATAACTACTTAAAATCCAAtgttatatattatttaaaatCTGTGAATAAGTGAAATTAACCTATGATACATTTCccctattcattttattttaaaaaaacacAATTCTCACAAATAATGAACCTTTAAATATTCCCTCACAAAATTGAAAAGTTGATATAGTACGTGAAACATAAATCACTCTTTCCAAAGTGTCCGAGGAATATAGTACGGacataatataaataaaaaataaaatcctaAGATACCTTAGTCGTTAAGTTAATTCAAAagttttacaataaaaaatatgtATAGCCTGTTCCACAAACTTTAAATAAAAAAACACTTTATAGAAAGTGAATGAATGTAAAGTTTCCAAGCGAGTGGAGATTCTTGCTTGTTCGAACACAAAGCTGTGGAATAACTTTCTTAAGGTTAATATGAATTTGAACACTCATTTTATCTTAAACTGTATCATACAATggctaatatttttttttagtaaAAAATTGTTTAGTTAATATATGAGTTATAACATATTGTTTAGTTAATACATGagttataaaataataattaatatgttCAAAATTTAACATCATATATTTATATAATACACTCATTTTTATAGCTTTAATTCTAAATTTAACAATCTTTAACCCTTATCTAAGTTTTACACTAACCTAAGTCAGGGAGTCCAACCCAAGACCTTGAGGAGCAAACCCAAGATTCAAGCCAACTCTGCTAGTCGGCAGGGGCTTTGTAATATTAAttcttattattataatatttttgaaattaaattcaataataataattattaattaattttatatatttaaaaaataatttatatattattataataataatttacaAATCATTATTGCTTACAATTTCATACTTAGTGCTCTCTTTTGAAGTTTAgagaggaaagaaaataaaaatctaacTATATTAAAACCCTTAAAATAATATAAGATTATggaggaagaaaaaaaaaattgaataaagggGGAATTTTTGACATAACTAGAATGACATGATGCATTTTTTATGGCATAGATGGTGTGTTTTTTATAGCATAGATGGtggtcaaaaatttgaaaataattaccAAGAGTTGGTGAATAGATCAATGGAAAGACTAAATTTTGTCTAATAATTTAGGTAAAATTTGTTAAATCATTGTGAAGAAAAATATaccaataaacttaaaaaatacgCATGTAGACTTtagaataagaaaataaattttaaaaacataaaattcaaatattatttttaataaccAATcaaatgcaaaacaaattttatatacatacatacatgtatatatgtatgtatgtatgtatatacatatacacacgtatatatacgtgtatatatgtatatacatgtatatatacgtgtatatatatgtatatatacatacatatacatatacatacatatacatgtatgtgtatacatatatacatgtgtatatatatatacatatatatatatatacatttatatttgtttatttaatgtgtaaaataaatttgaaatgaaaatttaAACATACTAAAGATTTAGCCAATTAGAATGGAGAAAAGTAATTctacaatttagaaacttaaaaatcatgtatcttgacttttttttttaaattaaaaatatcaatgACTTACCAAGTGGGTGAGAAAGGATAGTTATTTAATTGTGTCCAAAACTCTTTCAATTAGAAGCTTTCATCCATTAATTCATCAATGAAAATTAAGAGGTTTTTGTCTTCTAATTTAAGATCTCCATGAATTTCATATTACTAAACCACAATCCACACTCCATAAGGAATAATAATTTGATAtaaaaaatgtatttaatatacTTCCTTCTTTTTTATTTCTCTTATATAGTTTATTTTCCTCATAAACTTAACTCTTAATGAGGCCTCTTCACTTTTgataaattaaatttgaatttaattcgAACTTGTTATAATTTAATCACTCTTGACTGAAATTGCAAGTACCTTCCCTTTTAAATTTAAGAGTTacattaaattatattatttattattattataatttttaaagggTACATTACAATCCACTCTTCCCGGAACATTTTATTGAAGAAAATTTGATGCACATAAGACTTAGGTAGTTATCTTTTAATATTAGATTTTTGTTAGCATTCAATGGTTGGAATTTTGACAGACATTGCCAATGGATCTAGCGAGTAATCTTTATTAAGTTGTCAAATTACTAAGGATTAATTGGAGGCCATTATAATGGTACCAATCTAGCTCTATGAAAGAGAAATCAACCATATGATGCATAaaacttatttcatttaaatgaAATAAGAAATTAATATGGTAAGTAGGGAGGGAAAAACTCTTATGGGGAAGTTCTTATGGGGAAGTTCTTACAATAAATTGGTAAAGAAAATTGATGCAATAATAGATATGTTAAGTCAATGCTCCACATGAAGCAAAATAATATGAATGCTataaaaaattgggaaaaaagttCATGTGAGGAAATCATAACGCCCAATACAAGATGGCACATAGTCAATGCTCCACATGAAGCAAAATAATAtgaatgctataaaaaaaaattggaaaaaaagttCATGTGAGGAAATCATAACGCCCAATACAAGATGGCACATATGTAGATTAAAAAAATCTTTTGAAATCCAAAAGGCCATGTCTTACACAAATTTCATGAAACCCTCCTATAATGTCATAGAAAGCATAAACTAAGGCAAATGTTCCTAACACAAGTTTTATGCCAATGACTATGGTCAAGCCTTCTATCATACCTAATAGGAACCCATCAAGTGTATGCACTCCACAAGTTCAAGCTCCAATAGGAGATTTGAGCACTACTAGAAATAGCATTATAAGTAATGTTTTGAAGTTAAATAACGCACAAGTTCAAACTCAATTGCAATGTGCTCCCTTTGCAATTATACATTCCTTTTCTCATGATCAGCTTGTCTGTGGTAAGTCTCAAATAGTGGATGGAGACCATCATTTATCAAAAGGGCAGCCCCAAGCATCCAATTCTATATCAATATCTTCCCTGGGCAAGTCTTTTCCATGGCtaatcattataatatcatatctCAATAATTTGTTGGTCCTCAGAAAGCAGCGGGACCTAACTAAGAATGGAAGCCAAAATCAGCAAATCAAACTACAAGCATTAGTCCTAATATAATAAATACATCCATTATTAACATTAGTGTTTCTGAATTTAGCAGATTACCTTCTCCATCATCAAATTATGTGAAGATTCAAAATGCAACTGCCAAATTACATAAAAAgttaaaaaagataaaatgttcaaGATGATCACCCTTTGTTATCATGCCAACTTAGCTTCAAGTTTCTGAAATTGAGCTTATAGGTCTTAGTTTTGGATCAGGGATTGAACATTATAAATTTGAAAGATCAACTTGGAATCTCGATATCTTAAAAAAACTCACTCAAATGAAgtagaaattttatatatatatatatacccactcCAAAACGTGGAACTAAAAACACCTGCATGTTAGTAGAAAAGTTAAAATTTTAGATTTCCTGTCATGACTCTTACCTGGTCCTAGATGTCTTATTTGGGAACATAAATGAGGCATGGtgtttcttgattttatcttttggccCTTCTGGAGCATATGGCTACTTTTTTTGGTCTAACTATATAAAAGGGCAAAATAAAATTCCTGATAAGACCCTTAACTGTCAATCAAACACAAGATAATTCCCATACAGAGAAACAAACATCTCAATGTATTTCAGGATTTACAAAGGTTTCATTATCATTCAATTTCAATGAAATTTACTAGCACTCAGAATAGCTTCCCCAGAAAAAGCATCGTACAGAAAGTACTGAAAAAATTAACTCATCCAAGTTCCCAGCAACGAAAAACAGGTAAAACTTTCTGCAAAATACAAATTGAATACTAATACCAGTCAAGTACATTTGGTAACTAAAAATGGCATTTGGCCATTCCAATGTTTGACAAAAATATCTTAGGTACAGAACTACAAGAAAGTCACTCTTACTAAAACAATAAAGGTAATGCTAAGTTGCACAAAATCCACCAAATTAAATACAAAACTGAGAACATAGATGATTattcaaatcaaaataaatacaaaCCATCATATTACTCTTCATTGGGAGCATCGATATCATCAGCTGATTTGTTAGAACCAAAAGCAGCACATCAACATCACTAAAGGTTCAGTAAGGTTTGTTCTTCCAAAATTACCTTTTTTAATTTGAAGTGGCAGGTTTCCTTGGGTTGCCCAAGGGTCCTATCCCACGCCTGCATATTTGGCCCAAAATGTCTGAAAGTACCTAGGCAAAATCCCCAAGCCTAGGGCAGGGCCCTGGCCATACACATCCAGACTGTTCTGAGTTTGACCAGGGTACTGGGCAAACCCAATATCATAGCAAATTACGATGGATAATATTGCCATGAATCATTGTCAGGAACTGTGAACAGATCTttagaaaaacaaaaatatcaataatctaaaaactattcttaaaaattgagaaaaataccaCAAATAAAGCCTGTATGTGGATATAAATCCCAAGTCATCTATAATCTTCAAGAAAAAATTCCTATCAAGAGAATACAAAAACAACCATGTTTATGGGAGGTTTGACAGAATATTTATCCATAGCCTAAAATTGGGACAAATCATTCGTCTACTAGTACCTAGAAAATATACAAGTGAATAAACATTGTACAAAAAGACTGAAACGTAGCGATACAACTTCCAGTATGGAATGAGGTGATCAATAATTCTGCCAAAAACTAAAATCCTAAAAATTTAGACAAGCTTATCTTGTGGTGAAATTTACAAGGCACAAAAGAAGTGCAATGCAAAATACTAAGAGCACTGTTTAAAAATCCTTTCAATCTCACTTTGATCTTCAGATACAAATAGGTGCCCTTATGTTTGCATCATGTGTACTCCAAAATATGCAAGCAAATCTGTTAAAAAGACTTTTTTTTCTAGCAATTTCAATACGATACAAAATTCTACTTGTCACCTCCCTTCATTGGTTTTTCTCTTTTCACAATATTGTTAATTACTTCTCTCTTGTTGCTGCCACTTTATTTCTGTTGCTTTAATTTCATTCCAAAACCATTATTtgcaatttctcattcagctctgCATTTTCCTTCACACTAACCTTGTTCTTATCTTCTTGTTCCTGATCGGTGTTTGGTTCCTCCTGTTTTGAATTTTCCTTCACACTATTGTTCTTATCTTCCTGTTGCTGCTCGGTGTTTGGTTCCTCCTGCTTTGGATTTTCCTTCAAACTAATCTTGTTCTTATCTTCTTGTTGCTGCTCGGTGCTTGGTTCCTCCTGGTTTGAATTTTCTTCCCTTCCTTCCCTAAAGCATTCTTTCAACTTTGCCAATGCTGATTGGTGCTTCTTGCCAAAAAAATGTTTCTCAAGAACGGCTTCTGTTTTGCAGTCAACACAACAGACTGCACACCATCCTTGTCGTTTGAACAATCCTGATATGGGAGACCTTGAGCCAAACTGCTGTAACTTCTTATTGAACTTGGGCTGCAATATCTGTACTAACATATgtcatatataaaaataaataagcaTCCAGATTTCTTTATATGGATGTGACAGTGTCTGAATTGCAATACTAAATATGGTTTTCAATGTCAATATGAAATTTGGAGAAAAAAGGATTGAAACTATGATGTAGCATTGACCTTCAAAGCACTTAGTATGTACTTCAAATAGACAGTAATGAAACACTCTGACCATTAAAGCCGTCCTTTTCTCTCTATTGTATCAGTTCTTGTTAAAATACTTATAACCTGAAATGCAAACTGAAATGGAGCGAAGAAATCATGTGCCAATTTctcaataaaagaaaaataatcagTATAGGCTTATAACTAAAATCTAATCATAATAACTTTTCCAAAAATTAAGTGTAGAGGTTTTTTTGAATTCTTTTTACAAGTTTGTAATTCTCATAAATTTATAATTGATAACAATTGTATTCATACCACTTTCTTTATCAGGTTCTTCCCAGATATACACTTGTCTAAAATAATTAATAAGCGTTTCTCCCaaatttttcaataaaaaataacaGAAGTGATATTTATATAAAAGATTGGATGTTTTACAATGTAATACTTTCTCTGGAATATAAAATTACCAGAAAAGGAAAATGGTGATAAATTGTCCTGAACACATCCGTCAGAAGAAATGTTTTGCTAAGAAGCAAGAAAAACTATCTTAAGAATGAAAAGAAAGAAGCCCCTAACCATTCTGTAAACTTCAGTGAATGTGTCATTCAGAGATGCCATATCCATCAATATGaaaccctaattgaactataaaGGATGTATGCAAGACGTCATAAATAACACAATCAAGTTTTGCAATTTACAATGAGCACGGGACAAAACATATTATTCCCTGCAAATTAATCCAATTTCCCTTTCGGAACATCAAGAATATTTCCGGTTAGCTGTTTTGTTGGGGAAAGCCCACAAATACTGTGCTGAACACAGATTCAGGCTTTTCATCCCATTGACATTTTTGGCTCCAAAAGAGTACAATGTTCAATCATAAATGAAGTCATCCCAGAAGCAATTTCGACAGCCCTAATGAGGTCAGGTGGCAAATCACTGCAACTTCCATAGCAGAGCTCCGGAATCAATCCTCGGCCAAAGGCTACCCTACGAGGGAAGTGAACAAATAAAAAGATTTTGTGCACTGCAAGTTGCTTGGATTAACGCCTCACGGTAGGAGCAAATGCTTATATATTTAAGACCCAGTTGATTCCAGGGAAATGAGGAAACTTAGAAATGTAAGAAATGGAACTTGCAGGTGAAAGGTAGGATCAGTCATTTTTCGGGGTAACTTTTTTACTCCCATGCTACAGAAGGAGAGGGCAACGTGTCACTTGAATTCGTGTAGCAAGACAACCTTTAGAACTTTAAGGGTTTACAGGGCTAAGGCTTTCTTCTCACAATTAGTGTACTGTGATTAGGTGTAAACCCCAATTTATTGGAATACACTAGTTCCGGAAGTATTCTAGCATTTGGGTTTTGAGACTCGCCAGGTCGAAACAGAAGAAACGTCAAAAAAACATGCTGATAAATTTATCTTGATGAAGTCTGAGGGGTTGTGTAAACATTGAAACGATGAGATTTTGTATTCATGGGAAAAAAACATTTGTAATAAGGTCACTGGAGCCAGATTACTGCAGTTGCGGGAAAAATTTATAAGTCTCCTTCCATGTGAAGGGCTGGTGAGAAAACCCAATTTCGTAAGAAGAGGAGTAGCAGCTAGGAGAACCCAATTTCGCTCTAATTGTAAGTTTTTTGTATATAACAAAGAACCCACAAGCTAGAAAGGACTGTTTTACCCACCCAGACAAAGAATCTCTAAACTTTTAACTGTTGAACATAAGTGAAGTATCAATTCATATCACACGAAAAAGAAGAGCACAATAAGGGGGCAAATGAAGAAGGAGGTAAAAGACGGAACCTGTGTCTGTAATGAAGGAGATTGCAAAAGCAATTGATGAAGTCTTTCTCTGAAGCCAATTTCCTGCTCTGCAAGTACAAGGTGATATTGTTGAGTGAGCTCCCTTTGAATAAGAAAGTAGTCTTCACTTGAATGTAAACATGGCGGAGGAACGGCTGAATAATCTCCGTAATCCATGCTAAAATGATCTCAGCATGGACAAAATGTAACCCAAATCAAACTTTTGCTTTCAGTAACAAAAATTTTGCTAGTGGCATCAAACTTGAAGCAGAGCGTGAATCTTTGAAATCCTCCCTTGATGATAGAGTGAGCTTTACGGCTTCTGTAGACTATTAGGTAATGATTTGAATGTTCGATATTTTATTTTATAGCCTTTTCAGTCCCAAGACTCGAGATAGTTTAGTCACTGGACGGTATGTTGAGGATAGGtaatttattatgtagaaggtatATCTTATATGAAGTTTATTTAAATCTATGGTTCAAAATTGATTAGAAGATGCaaaatgaatgaattgattattattaaatttttttttaaagattaaaaaactaaaaaaaacatattttaatttgattaattagaaaaaggattaatttttaaaaatgattaaaaagtaaaaaaatatattttaatatgattgattAGAAAAAGAATGTGCACAAAAGAAAATTCTATTATTTTAtgcttttaataataatatattttaataatatcttcttttatttgaatatttcatatttttttcttcttttttaaatgattaatttttcagtgaatgaaaatcttattttaattatttatattttttaataaaattacaaataataattcagAATTATTAGAATTCATTTAATTGTTGTAGAATATGTATTTTTCGAATTAGAAATCTATCTTTTATAGTTATTTGtatcttcttttgataagaatatattttagtttaatcttcttttattaagatattctatcttattttttattaaattattctaatcatcatcttcttcttttaagGTCTAATTTAcattaagttaaaattttattttaattatttttgtcttaTGAAGTTCAAATAATAACTTAAaaagaaaatagaattaatttaatttatacattTGTCTTATTAAACTTaaatttattgtagaataattatctttaaatttatatttttatatgtctcTACTTATTTTCTCTCTCTAATTCATAAACACACACTCCTTGGTTCTCCcttttattgtagaataattatctttaaatttttatttttatgtctCTACTTATTTTCTCTCTAATTCATAAACACACACTCcttggctctctctctctctctctctctctctctctctctctctctctctctctctctctctctcacacacacacacacattcccttTGTATCccactatctatctctttatcactacctctctctctccctttctcttcttgtatatatctatctctcactcctcttccaatacatgtctatctcttcctctatctccccATATTTCTCTCCTCTCCCTTCATATCTATAGTtctctctatatatctatatatcaatCTTTGTATGTCTCTCTGTTTCTCTCTCTCTatgtctccttatatctctatatctctatcactctatctcaccatctatatatctctttatctctccataaTCCTTTACAGACCTCTTTTATCTCtgtatctttatatatttatctcttactctacatctctttatctctctatctattttatcATCTTTCTCTCTCactatatcttcctttctacctctatctttctctccccctctatctatatAAATGTCTCCCTCTATATATCCATCTCGCTCCCCCTACCCCTCCTTTTAAACCTCTATATTCATATCTATTTTCCTCTTTATACCCATCATTCTATATTTCTTCTTTTCATCTATCCATGTATCTCTATTTGTTTATCTCTCTATactacaatctctctctctctctctgcttaatTTTTGAGCTTCAACATCTATCTAatcctatctcttctctctctttttccctccatatctctctccttttctccatctttctctcccCTTTCTCCAAAATCATATTCATCTCAGCTtcatttatatctatatctctatatttatctctttacctctccctatttctctcttccttttcacccctctacctctctctccctttcactTGATTGCAAACATAACAGGAGCCTGTTGGTTATAGAACTTGATCATCTTCCTAATTGAAAATTTTAGTTTCAGTTATAATTGGAACCTTGTAAGAGGATGCAAAAGTGGATTTgaaactatcacttctccattgagaccttcaTTGCATAAgcaacattattttctaaatttggcctaccaattgatctcatgtactacacaaactTATGCAAAAAAGgaccaaaattttccctaattgaccttccacacctcttcagcatacccattgcacaataaggtgcaattgctagtttttagTTGTgttaaatttcctccaaattttaaGTAATTTAGTTTTAAGTTAGAAAGCCTAGGGCCACTTCGATTACAGATCAAGGCCCAATAAGTTGTTGAAAGTAAGGAGCGGCATCCTTGCATCTTCTCTTCAAGCCATATGGAGCTTCTTGGAGGGAGAATGTGGAGCAACCCATCTATATTCTATTTGTTATAGAGAATATTCAAATAATAACAATTTTGTAATTATTAAAATAGTGTGAGGTTTTAGTCAAAAACTATTTCATGTTGTGAAAATTTGTCATCAATTCAGTAAACTACATCAAAAAACAAGTTGAGAAACACATTGCATTTAAAGTTGAAATCCACAATATCTATTTTCCGTTGCTTTTAAAGATGaaatctatgatatatttacaGTGAATGTGTATAAATATGTTTGATCTAATTCAATTCCCCTAGCTTGATAATTGTCTTAGCAATAAATGCAGTATCAAGTGAAGTAAATTTGATTCATTGCTAGCCATCATTTACTACATAGACTAGGGTAAATGAATTTTGTTGGTTTTTGTAATAGTTTGCATTCATCGCTCTCTAATCACAGCCCCGAGTTGTCTATAAATAGAGTTCAATAGATTATGAGAGGGCGACATTTTAAAGAATAAAGGGCAATAGAAGAGCAATTTTGATTGATTGACTACATTCATAGTCATAAAAAAGCAACGTACGTGCTATATAGAGAAATCCTAGCAACAACATAATACAAAAGATGAAGACTTGAAAATCGTCAATGTTAGAGAGATTCAATGTAGTATATGATCAATGATACACTAGATGTCTCTCCTAATGAAAATATTTGGAAGGGAATCTCCTTCACACTTTTGTGTTTTCTTGTTAGCCTTGTCATTTCTAATTTCATACAAAATTAAAGGGCACTTGAAAAAGTAGTGATTTTAGATCTACAAAAAGTTAGAGAGCACTTAAAGAACTCTACAACTTGAGAGTTAGAAGAGTTTTAAtaaaaagatttcttcaatggttgGCATCTAGAGAGTGAAATCAATGCATATCTTGAGACAAAAAATCTAGGAAGTTCTCGTGATACGGTTTTACCTTTCAATTGAATATACATAATCCTAATTCAATAGTTACTATTTAAAAGACATGTAATATGATATAATATAGTAATGTGCTCTGGTCATTCAAGATTGATCAAGGTGCTTTGAGAATTAGACAATTTGTTAATAAAAATCTATTAGACATCTATTTTTGCAACACAAAACCCAACAAATTGAGGCCAAGTCCTCAATCCCCAATGAATTTGTGAAATAAGTACCATGAGACAAATTGTATCAAAATATTTATTCCCCCCCAAAAAATATTAGTCTAAACTTACTAACTTGATTTTTTGCAACTAGTAGAGAAAATCCATACTTGGGGAATATTAAACCCCAAAGTAGCAAGTTCATGTCAGCTTTGGCAATAGGAATTAATGCTCACCTTATTGTAGAATTGTGCTATTGTGCAAAAACCTCCATTATTGGGCTTGTAGTTGTTGCTTGCCACATTGAGGGTTGTCATGTCT encodes:
- the LOC131050468 gene encoding RNA polymerase II degradation factor 1 gives rise to the protein MDYGDYSAVPPPCLHSSEDYFLIQRELTQQYHLVLAEQEIGFRERLHQLLLQSPSLQTQILQPKFNKKLQQFGSRSPISGLFKRQGWCAVCCVDCKTEAVLEKHFFGKKHQSALAKLKECFREGREENSNQEEPSTEQQQEDKNKISLKENPKQEEPNTEQQQEDKNNSVKENSKQEEPNTDQEQEDKNKVSVKENAELNEKLQIMVLE